In Vibrio sp. FE10, the following are encoded in one genomic region:
- a CDS encoding oligogalacturonate-specific porin KdgM family protein codes for MKKIIALSALSLAFASSAFAGSSYVTGNIQIHDDGRIHGSDMTSTLEAGHTFDNSLGGFTVYSEFDGIQLGKLESENGGAGNTTPGITVGGEQSFNITDNLWVAAGYQHLFSAGESIQFRPLVKIGYNFDNGISISNRTRAHIDDTSADADTDYRMDNRIAYTVNADLALSYNNVYMIDAEAMDHELRATWTRQGVQPYFEFRSQANGVDFANGDSKQNNAFVFGASYGF; via the coding sequence ATGAAAAAAATTATCGCTCTAAGTGCTCTTTCTCTTGCTTTCGCTTCTAGTGCTTTTGCTGGTTCTTCTTACGTAACAGGTAACATCCAAATTCACGATGACGGTCGTATCCACGGTTCTGATATGACTTCTACGCTAGAAGCCGGTCACACGTTTGACAACTCTCTAGGCGGCTTCACGGTTTACTCTGAGTTTGATGGTATCCAACTGGGTAAACTTGAATCTGAAAATGGCGGTGCAGGTAATACTACTCCTGGTATCACTGTCGGTGGTGAGCAATCTTTCAACATCACTGACAACCTATGGGTTGCTGCTGGTTACCAACATTTATTCTCTGCGGGTGAGAGCATTCAGTTCCGTCCACTAGTTAAGATCGGTTACAACTTCGATAACGGTATCTCTATTAGTAACCGTACTCGTGCACACATCGATGATACTTCTGCTGATGCTGACACAGACTACCGCATGGATAACCGCATTGCTTACACAGTGAATGCTGACCTAGCGCTTAGCTACAACAACGTATACATGATTGATGCTGAAGCGATGGACCACGAGTTACGTGCAACATGGACTCGTCAAGGCGTTCAACCTTACTTTGAGTTCCGTAGCCAAGCTAACGGTGTAGATTTCGCCAACGGTGACTCTAAGCAGAACAACGCATTCGTATTCGGTGCTTCTTACGGCTTCTAA
- a CDS encoding DUF411 domain-containing protein, translating to MIRKVMTLTALAAISGQALATDVLNHKSPYCGCCTEWTEHMRDAGFDVTEKLHDDMNPIKQKLGVTQELASCHTAEIDGYVFEGHIPAEDVKAFLENPPRNAIGLAVPGMPMGSPGMEHGDKKDEYSVYAFNEKGQVFEYRHYNGN from the coding sequence ATGATTCGTAAAGTTATGACTCTTACAGCACTCGCTGCAATTTCAGGACAAGCTTTAGCTACTGATGTTCTAAACCACAAATCACCATACTGCGGCTGCTGCACAGAATGGACAGAACATATGCGCGATGCCGGGTTCGATGTCACAGAGAAACTCCATGATGACATGAATCCTATCAAGCAAAAGTTAGGCGTAACGCAAGAACTAGCTTCTTGCCACACGGCAGAGATCGACGGTTACGTATTTGAAGGGCACATTCCAGCAGAGGACGTGAAAGCCTTTTTAGAAAACCCACCACGTAATGCGATTGGCTTGGCTGTTCCTGGCATGCCTATGGGTTCTCCGGGCATGGAGCATGGCGATAAGAAAGACGAGTATTCTGTGTATGCGTTTAACGAGAAAGGTCAGGTGTTTGAGTACCGTCATTACAATGGCAATTAG
- a CDS encoding heavy metal translocating P-type ATPase gives MLDVDENWSIDMNHYTTALNGLNCMGCTKKVRTLFGDLDNTTINDISPTYIDISTPFNYVQLSEQLTTLGYSMGNQLHLSLSGLSCGKCVNKLTQALEQTEQTSNLEVSKHELSLVTMLSESELIELVESVGYHATPYSEANDLLSSSDLEEDKKPTPAESAQAEPATSQYTYHLVLEGMTCASCVSSVEKALKKNEFVDQAQINLAEQTALVFTSKTRDVIETALIESVKTAGYGAEFVDDAATQQQKQQEQQLRTQKAFLKNSVSALLIGAPLMAWGLFGGSMTIATFNDQLAWGLVGVVCLILLATSGRSFFSNAWQSLMHKRATMDTLVALGTGAAWFYSMLVVLIPSWFPEASRHVYFEASAMIVGLISLGHYIEAKAKARTTKSLQALINLQPQKAVVIVDGKEQTIAVEAIQVGMQVRVKPGEKVPVDGVVVSGESYIDESMLTGEPLPNVKSINDGVSAGTINGDGSLIIEATGIGSSTMLARIIQMVRQAQSSKPAIAKLADSISAVFVPVVVAIAATSALVWFFVGPQPSASYMLVVSTTVLIIACPCALGLATPLSITVGVGKAAEFGVLIKDADVLQSASKIDAVVFDKTGTLTQGKPTVQQAFYGDLSEQELLAYAYSVEVGSEHPLAKAVCQYAENLEVSALPNSDFENRRGLGVQAIINGKKVQVGSLKYLTQLGIETEIGADFIELCRTQAWTPIFVVIDQKLEGIFGISDALKIDSKQAIAQLKSAGIHTVLLTGDNDSVAQAIGKSVGIDEVISEVLPEQKAQHIVQLQQQYKSVAMVGDGINDAPALAQADIGIAMGSGSDVAIESAQMTLLNSSPLSVSNAIELSQATVRNMKQNLFGAFIYNSLGIPIAAGVLYPFFGFLLSPVVAGAAMAMSSITVVSNANRLRLFKPTHSNINKNHIHEVNHDS, from the coding sequence ATGTTGGACGTAGATGAGAATTGGAGTATCGATATGAACCATTACACCACCGCGCTCAACGGCCTAAATTGCATGGGTTGTACGAAGAAAGTTCGCACACTGTTTGGCGATCTCGACAACACGACGATCAATGATATATCGCCGACATACATCGATATTTCGACTCCGTTTAATTACGTTCAACTCAGCGAACAGTTAACGACGCTTGGTTATAGCATGGGCAATCAACTGCACCTTTCGCTATCTGGTCTTAGCTGCGGTAAGTGCGTGAACAAACTGACTCAAGCACTTGAACAAACCGAGCAAACCTCAAACCTAGAAGTCAGCAAGCATGAATTGTCATTGGTTACTATGCTTTCTGAATCCGAGCTTATTGAGCTGGTCGAAAGCGTGGGTTATCACGCGACTCCCTACTCTGAAGCTAATGATCTTTTATCGAGTTCAGATTTAGAAGAAGATAAAAAACCAACACCTGCAGAATCAGCACAAGCTGAACCTGCAACTAGCCAATATACCTATCACCTTGTTCTTGAAGGAATGACGTGTGCGAGTTGTGTTTCTTCGGTAGAGAAAGCGCTGAAAAAGAATGAATTCGTCGACCAAGCCCAGATCAACCTCGCTGAACAGACGGCCTTAGTTTTCACCTCTAAAACACGAGACGTCATCGAAACAGCTCTAATAGAGTCCGTGAAAACCGCAGGTTACGGCGCCGAGTTCGTTGATGACGCGGCAACTCAACAACAAAAACAGCAAGAGCAACAACTTCGTACCCAAAAAGCTTTCCTAAAGAATTCAGTAAGCGCGCTGCTTATCGGTGCTCCGCTGATGGCATGGGGCCTGTTCGGTGGCAGCATGACCATTGCTACATTTAACGACCAATTGGCTTGGGGACTGGTTGGTGTGGTCTGTTTGATACTGCTTGCGACTTCAGGGCGCAGCTTCTTCAGTAACGCTTGGCAATCACTGATGCACAAGCGTGCGACCATGGATACGTTAGTTGCTTTGGGTACAGGCGCAGCGTGGTTCTATTCAATGTTGGTTGTGCTGATCCCATCGTGGTTTCCTGAAGCCTCTCGTCATGTCTATTTTGAAGCCAGCGCCATGATCGTTGGTCTTATTTCTTTGGGTCACTACATTGAAGCCAAAGCCAAAGCCCGCACTACCAAGTCTTTGCAGGCGCTGATTAACTTACAGCCTCAAAAAGCCGTGGTTATTGTTGACGGAAAAGAACAAACCATCGCTGTAGAAGCGATTCAAGTCGGCATGCAAGTTCGAGTTAAACCGGGAGAAAAAGTCCCTGTCGATGGTGTCGTGGTTTCGGGTGAATCTTATATCGATGAATCGATGCTGACTGGCGAACCGCTTCCCAACGTTAAATCGATTAATGATGGCGTTTCAGCAGGTACCATTAATGGTGACGGCAGCTTAATTATTGAAGCAACTGGGATTGGCTCAAGCACCATGCTGGCTCGAATCATTCAAATGGTTCGCCAAGCACAAAGCAGTAAACCAGCAATCGCCAAGCTTGCCGACTCTATTTCTGCTGTTTTCGTACCTGTTGTGGTCGCGATCGCAGCAACTTCTGCCTTAGTTTGGTTTTTTGTGGGACCACAACCCAGTGCAAGTTACATGCTTGTGGTATCGACTACCGTGCTGATCATCGCTTGTCCATGTGCCTTAGGCCTAGCAACGCCGCTCTCAATTACTGTCGGCGTTGGTAAAGCCGCTGAGTTTGGCGTTCTGATCAAAGATGCCGATGTGTTGCAATCTGCAAGCAAAATCGATGCTGTCGTGTTTGATAAAACAGGCACCCTAACTCAAGGTAAGCCAACCGTTCAGCAGGCCTTTTATGGCGATTTATCAGAGCAAGAACTGTTGGCTTACGCCTATTCGGTTGAAGTCGGTTCAGAACACCCGCTTGCCAAAGCCGTTTGCCAGTATGCCGAAAACTTAGAAGTTTCAGCACTCCCAAACAGCGACTTTGAAAACCGCCGAGGGCTTGGCGTACAAGCAATAATTAACGGCAAGAAGGTTCAAGTCGGCTCACTTAAGTACCTCACCCAGCTCGGCATTGAGACTGAAATCGGCGCAGACTTTATCGAGCTTTGTCGTACACAAGCATGGACACCCATCTTCGTTGTCATCGATCAAAAACTGGAAGGCATATTTGGCATTTCAGACGCATTAAAAATAGATAGCAAACAAGCCATTGCTCAACTAAAATCCGCCGGAATTCACACCGTGCTATTAACAGGCGACAACGATTCTGTTGCTCAAGCGATTGGCAAAAGTGTCGGTATCGATGAGGTTATCTCGGAGGTGCTTCCAGAGCAGAAAGCTCAGCATATTGTTCAGCTTCAACAACAATATAAAAGTGTGGCTATGGTTGGAGATGGCATTAACGATGCACCTGCACTTGCTCAAGCAGATATTGGCATCGCAATGGGTAGCGGCAGTGATGTCGCGATTGAAAGTGCGCAAATGACACTACTCAACTCGTCGCCACTGTCTGTCAGTAACGCGATAGAGCTGTCCCAAGCGACCGTGAGAAACATGAAGCAAAACCTCTTTGGTGCCTTCATCTATAACTCACTTGGTATTCCTATCGCGGCCGGTGTGCTCTACCCATTTTTCGGATTTCTACTAAGCCCAGTCGTTGCAGGCGCAGCGATGGCGATGTCGTCAATTACAGTAGTGAGCAATGCCAACAGGCTGAGATTGTTCAAGCCCACTCATTCTAATATCAATAAAAACCATATTCATGAGGTTAACCATGATTCGTAA
- the gltX gene encoding glutamate--tRNA ligase — MTVKTRFAPSPTGYLHVGGARTALYSWLFAKNQGGEFVLRIEDTDLERNSQEAVDAILEGMQWMGMEWDEGPYYQSKRFDRYNEMVDKLLAEDKAFKCYASKELLDEIRTEQEENKEMARYDANHPKIVAANEAAKEGDACVIRFRNPKEGSVVFDDQIRGRIEISNSQLDDLIIRRTDGAPTYNFVVVVDDWDMGITHVVRGEDHINNTPRQINIYEALGAPVPTFAHCAMILGDDGAKLSKRHGAVSVMQYRDEGYLPNALNNYLVRLGWSHGDQEIFSQEEMIEFFSLNAISKSASAFNTEKLLWLNNHYIKTSEPEYVAKYLQWHLDAQKIDTTNGPAITEVITLVGERCNTLIELAEQSRYFYEDFSEFEAGAAKKHLRGVAKGPLELALAKVEALEEFTTANIKDGVIAAVCEELEIGMGKIGMPLRVAVTGGGQSPSVDAVMELVGKERVIARIKMALEFIAEREANA; from the coding sequence ATGACGGTTAAAACTCGTTTTGCTCCTAGCCCAACTGGCTATCTTCACGTTGGTGGTGCACGTACTGCACTTTACTCTTGGCTATTCGCTAAGAACCAAGGTGGCGAATTCGTTCTACGTATCGAAGACACGGACCTTGAGCGTAACTCTCAAGAAGCGGTTGATGCAATTCTAGAAGGCATGCAATGGATGGGTATGGAATGGGATGAAGGTCCTTACTACCAATCTAAGCGTTTTGACCGTTACAACGAAATGGTTGATAAGCTACTTGCTGAAGACAAAGCATTCAAATGCTACGCGTCTAAAGAGCTGCTTGACGAAATTCGTACAGAGCAAGAAGAAAACAAAGAAATGGCTCGTTACGATGCGAACCACCCTAAAATTGTTGCAGCAAACGAAGCAGCAAAAGAAGGTGATGCGTGCGTTATCCGTTTCCGTAACCCTAAAGAAGGCAGCGTAGTATTTGATGACCAAATCCGCGGTCGCATTGAAATCTCTAACAGCCAACTTGATGACCTGATCATTCGTCGTACAGACGGTGCTCCAACTTACAACTTCGTAGTTGTAGTGGATGACTGGGACATGGGTATTACACACGTTGTTCGTGGTGAAGACCACATCAACAATACACCTCGTCAAATCAACATCTATGAAGCACTAGGCGCGCCAGTTCCAACTTTCGCTCACTGTGCAATGATTCTTGGTGATGACGGTGCGAAACTTTCTAAGCGTCACGGTGCTGTATCAGTAATGCAATACCGAGACGAAGGTTACCTACCCAATGCACTAAACAACTACCTAGTTCGTTTAGGTTGGTCTCACGGTGACCAAGAGATCTTCTCTCAAGAAGAGATGATTGAATTCTTCAGCCTGAACGCTATCAGCAAGTCTGCATCTGCATTCAACACTGAAAAGCTACTTTGGTTGAACAACCACTACATCAAAACTTCTGAGCCTGAGTACGTTGCAAAATACCTGCAATGGCACCTAGACGCACAGAAGATCGATACAACAAACGGCCCAGCTATCACTGAAGTGATCACGCTAGTTGGCGAGCGTTGCAACACACTTATCGAACTTGCTGAGCAATCTCGTTACTTCTACGAAGATTTCTCTGAGTTTGAAGCTGGCGCAGCGAAGAAGCACCTACGTGGTGTTGCTAAAGGCCCGCTAGAGCTTGCTCTTGCAAAGGTTGAAGCGCTTGAAGAGTTCACAACAGCAAACATCAAAGACGGTGTGATTGCAGCAGTATGTGAAGAGCTAGAGATCGGCATGGGTAAAATCGGCATGCCACTTCGCGTAGCAGTAACAGGCGGCGGTCAGTCTCCTTCTGTTGATGCTGTGATGGAGCTTGTTGGTAAAGAGCGCGTAATCGCTCGTATCAAGATGGCTCTTGAGTTCATCGCTGAGCGTGAAGCTAACGCTTAA
- a CDS encoding Sbal_3080 family lipoprotein — MKNWLAVAVVVLLAGCSAPKYSGNALPEANNIENITIVEDVKTRSVFLDSMLDWCLNNQVKCKVVADGSEHNPEDITLDYVSRWSWDFRTFVADAKISAYQDQQRVGNVEFKAPNSGNFSKFGDDMERIKAMMDILFDKKTAAQATQLVADDKL, encoded by the coding sequence ATGAAAAACTGGCTAGCGGTTGCTGTTGTCGTATTACTGGCAGGTTGTAGTGCTCCGAAATATTCAGGGAACGCACTTCCAGAAGCAAACAACATTGAAAATATTACTATCGTTGAAGATGTGAAAACTCGCTCTGTTTTTCTCGATTCAATGCTCGATTGGTGTCTGAATAATCAGGTCAAATGTAAAGTGGTTGCAGACGGTTCAGAACACAACCCAGAGGATATTACGCTTGATTATGTCTCTCGTTGGAGTTGGGATTTCAGAACCTTTGTGGCAGACGCTAAGATCTCGGCTTATCAAGATCAGCAGCGCGTAGGCAATGTCGAATTCAAAGCGCCAAATAGCGGAAACTTTTCAAAGTTTGGTGACGATATGGAACGCATCAAAGCGATGATGGATATCTTGTTCGATAAGAAAACAGCCGCGCAAGCGACCCAACTGGTTGCTGACGACAAGCTCTAA